A window of the Vespa velutina chromosome 7, iVesVel2.1, whole genome shotgun sequence genome harbors these coding sequences:
- the LOC124950530 gene encoding protein transport protein Sec24C, protein MSGPSIKGQQYPPMPGPPNPGHHYSEPPNINAPPLSGQPNMFPPPLPNQQNFVKSPPSMMGQQNFSGLQSSGYQMQSNTQPPMTNTSGPPKHPMYSIPPTNHGQLSNSPVPNQLPQYPNPISHNNQNMLSNPSASMPLNSQNIMPNTAASMPPSSQNSMSNVLPHMPPSSQSPISNLPGKMPPSSQNVMSNTAAQMPPNNQSSMSSTLPQIPPGTQNMISNTMAQMPPNNQNLINASAHMSPSSQNMSNATAQMPPSSQNMMSNTAPQIPPSSQNFMSNSGAEMQPRPQNMMSNTAPQMPPSSQNFMSNSGTEMQPRPQSMMSNAAPQMPPTSQNLMSNSGAEMQPRSQSMMPNVAGQMPPRPQNISNTSAHMPPNSQNMMSSNLLAQMPPSSQNMSNTSAQMPPSSQSMMSNTMTQMPPSSQNIMSNAPPPMPSSSQNMMPNALAPNQPPMYPVEQSGQSHIPPLPGYPLSQPGRQYPPAPPVSGQPMTNPGLNRPMPPPMTNYQQGGYSQPGYHNQMDMYGNQRSPYYSSLSTENYQSGMQSQPAKRLDPEQMPSPIQVMQDDQCTKGGVFATNQIGLVPPLVTTKFVTQDQGNASPRYIRSTMYTVPTTADVLKQTRVPFALILNPMACAEEGEYEPPVVDMGEIGPVRCVRCKAYMSPFMQFIDAGRRFQCMFCKATTEVPAEYFQHLDHRGQRMDRYERPELMLGTYEYIATKEYCRNNVFPKPPAIIFVIDVSYNTIKSGLVNLLCAEMKSIIKHLPVDVDQTKSNMKVGFVTYNNTVHFYNVNPCLTQPQMMVVGDVQDVFMPLLDGFLCDIKESETVIDSLMAQIPAMFADTRETETILAPAIQAGLEALKASDCTGKLIVFHSSLPIAEAPGKLKNRDDRKLLGTDKEKSVLAPQNNVYNNLGQECVDAGCSVDLFIFNNSYVDIATIGQICRLTGGEVYKYTYFQADVDGDRLVSDVITNISRPIAFDARMRLRTSTGVRATDFYGHFFMANTTEMELASIDSNKAVAVEIKHDDKLTEDEGVYIQAALLYTSCGGIRRLRILNLSLKTSSQMAELYRTCDLDAIVNYFSKQCVFKLIESTPRAVKDNLIIRCANILAAYRKNCASASNAGQLILPECMKLLPLYVNCILKSDAITGGSDMTIDDRSFVMQAVATMPISTSIVYMYPRLLPLHDVDPDSTDLPQMLRCSIDKFTEDGAYLLENSVHMFLWLGVALSPQWVKAVFDVPSVIKVDTDRTTLPILDNTLNKRIREIIDQVRTERHRCMRLTIVRQREKLEMVLRHFLIEDRGNDGSPSYVDFLCHMHKEIREILKP, encoded by the exons ATGTCTGGACCATCCATTAAAGGGCAGCAGTATCCCCCAATGCCGGGACCACCAAATCCAGGACATCATTATTCTGAACCTCCTAATATAAATGCACCACCTTTATCTGGCCAACCAAACATGTTTCCACCACCATTGCCGAATCAACAAAATTTTGTCAAATCACCACCTTCAATGATGGGACAACAGAATTTTTCTGGTTTACAATCGTCTGGATATCAAATGCAATCTAATACTCAACCTCCAATGACAAATACGTCTGGACCACCCAAACATCCTATGTATTCTATTCCACCTACTAATCATGGACAATTATCAAATTCTCCTGTTCCAAATCAGCTTCCGCAATATCCAAATCCCATATCacataataatcaaaatatgcTATCTAATCCTTCAGCTTCGATGCCACTCAATAGTCAAAATATAATGCCTAATACGGCAGCGTCAATGCCACCTAGCAGTCAAAATTCAATGTCCAATGTTTTGCCTCATATGCCACCTAGTAGTCAAAGCCCAATATCTAATCTTCCAGGAAAAATGCCACCTAGTAGTCAAAATGTTATGTCAAATACGGCAGCACAAATGCCACCAAATAATCAAAGCTCTATGTCTAGTACATTGCCTCAAATTCCACCTGGTACTCAAAATATGATTTCTAATACCATGGCACAAATGCCAccaaataatcaaaatttgaTAAACGCTTCGGCTCATATGTCACCTAGTTCACAAAACATGTCTAATGCTACAGCTCAAATGCCACCTAGTTCTCAGAACATGATGTCTAATACTGCTCCTCAAATCCCACCTAGTTCACAAAATTTTATGTCTAATTCTGGTGCTGAAATGCAACCCAGACCGCAGAACATGATGTCTAATACTGCTCCTCAAATGCCACCTAGTTCACAAAATTTTATGTCTAATTCTGGTACTGAAATGCAACCCAGACCACAGAGCATGATGTCTAATGCTGCTCCCCAAATGCCACCTACTTCACAAAATCTTATGTCTAATTCTGGAGCTGAAATGCAACCCAGATCACAAAGTATGATGCCTAATGTTGCAGGTCAAATGCCACCTAGACCgcaaaatatatctaatacttCGGCTCATATGCCACCTAACTCGCAAAATATGATGTCTAGTAACCTTTTGGCTCAGATGCCACCTAGCTCACAAAATATGTCTAATACATCGGCTCAAATGCCACCTAGCTCACAGAGTATGATGTCTAACACTATGACACAAATGCCACCTAGCTCTCAAAATATAATGTCCAATGCTCCACCTCCAATGCCATCAAGTTCTCAGAACATGATGCCCAATGCTTTGGCTCCAAACCAACCTCCTATGTATCCTGTAGAACAGAGTGGACAAAGTCATATACCACCTTTACCTGGTTACCCTTTATCTCAACCGGGACGACAATATCCTCCTGCTCCTCCAGTGTCTGGGCAACCCATGACAAATCCTGGTCTTAATCGTCCAATGCCTCCACCTATGACAAATTATCAACAAGGAGGTTATTCTCAACCAGGATATCACAATCAGATG GATATGTATGGAAATCAAAGAAGTCCTTATTATAGTAGTCTATCTACAGAAAATTATCAGTCAGGCATGCAATCTCAACCAGCGAAACGTTTGGATCCTGAACAAATGCCCAGTCCA ATACAAGTTATGCAAGATGATCAATGTACAAAAGGTGGTGTGTTTGCTACAAATCAAATAGGATTAGTTCCACCATTGGTAACTACAAAGTTTGTAACACAGGATCAAGGAAATGCATCCCCTAGATATATTAGATCCACAATGTATACTGTTCCTACTACAGCAGATGTTTTAaaacaa aCTAGGGTTCCTTTtgctttaatattaaatccaATGGCATGTGCTGAAGAAGGAGAATATGAACCGCCAGTTGTAGATATGGGAGAAATTGGCCCAGTTCGTTGTGTACGTTGTAAAGCATATATGAGTCCATTTATGCAATTTATTGATGCTGGACGTAGATTTCAATGCATGTTTTGTAAAGCTACAACGGAAG TACCAGcagaatattttcaacatttgGATCATAGAGGCCAACGTATGGATCGTTATGAAAGACCAGAATTAATGTTGGGAACTTACGAATATATTGCTACGAAAGAATATTGCaga aaCAATGTTTTCCCCAAACCACCTGCAATTATATTTGTCATTGACGTTTCGTACAACACAATTAAATCTGGTttagtaaatttattatgcGCGGAAATGAAATccataataaaacatttgccAGTTGACGTTGATcaaacaaaatcaaatatgAAAGTGGGTTTCGTAACGTACAATAACACAGTACATTTTTACAATGTTAATCCTTGCCTTACTCAACCACAAATGATGGTTGTGGGTGATGTGCAAGATGTATTTATGCCTCTCCTCGATGGATTTTTATGCGACATCAAAGAAAGCGAGACAGTTATCGATAGCCTGATGGCACAGATACCTGCAATGTTTGCAGATACACGTGAAACAGAAACTATTTTGGCTCCTGCTATACAAGCTGGACTTGAAGCATTAAAG GCTTCAGATTGCACAGGAAAGTTAATAGTATTTCATTCGTCTTTGCCTATTGCCGAAGCTCcaggaaaattgaaaaatcgtGACGATCGCAAATTACTTGGTactgataaagaaaaatcagtgttag CTCCacaaaataacgtttataacaatttagGACAAGAATGTGTCGATGCAGGATGTAGCgttgatctttttatttttaacaattcgtATGTGGATATTGCGACTATAGGTCAAATATGTCGGCTAACTGGAGGTgaagtttataaatatacatactttcAA GCTGATGTTGATGGTGACAGATTGGTATCGGATGTTATTACTAATATCAGTAGACCAATTGCATTCGATGCACGTATGCGTTTACGTACTTCTACCGGTGTTAGAGCAACAGATTTCTATGGACATTTCTTTATGGCAAATACCACGGAAATGGAATTAGCTAGTATAGATTCTAATAAG GCTGTTGCCGTTGAAATTAAACACGACGATAAATTGACGGAAGACgaaggtgtatatatacaagctGCTTTATTATATACCTCTTGCGGAGGAATTAGGCGATTACGTATTTTAAATCTCAGTTTGAAGACCTCTTCGCAAATGGCCGAGTTATATCGTACTTGCGATTTAGATgctattgttaattatttctcCAAACAAT gtgtgtttaaattaatcgaatcaACGCCAAGAGCCGTAAAAGATAACTTAATCATAAGATGTGCGAACATACTTGCGGCTTATAGGAAAAATTGCGCGTCTGCGTCGAATGCCGGTCAATTGATATTACCGGAATGTATGAAGTTGCTTCCGTTATATGTTAATTGCATATTGAAAAGCGATGCAATTACTGGTG GCTCGGATATGACAATAGATGATAGATCATTTGTTATGCAAGCGGTTGCTACAATGCCTATTTCAACATCCATTGTTTATATGTATCCCAGATTACTTCCTTTACATGATGTTGATCCAGATAGCACAGATTTACCTCAGATGTTACGTTGTTCTATTGACAAATTTACAGAAGACGGAGCTTATTTACTTG aAAACAGTGTGCATATGTTCTTATGGTTAGGTGTAGCACTTTCACCGCAATGGGTGAAAGCAGTCTTTGACGTACCTTCGGTAATTAAGGTCGATACTGATCGCACTACACTGCCAATATTAgataatacattaaataaaagaataagagaaattattgATCAAGTACGAACCGAGAGACATCGTTGCATGAGG TTAACGATAGTAAGACAGAGGGAAAAGTTGGAAATGGTATTACGTCATTTCTTAATAGAGGACAGAGGAAACGATGGTAGTCCAAGTTACGTTGATTTCCTTTGCCATATGCACAAAGAAATACGAGAGATTCTTAAGCcgtaa